A genome region from Halorussus pelagicus includes the following:
- a CDS encoding molybdopterin-dependent oxidoreductase, whose translation MSDRPDAGGVLDRRDSRGLLASTVVAGAAGVAGVAGSYAAVGRTPAFVAAPISEVVVASTPDAVVAWSIQTLGNLGAQLGFLLALALTVGLFALTTAVAALLADRFAVPPFAVAPVACVAVALALTGSAVSTLAAGAGAGLVVALASLGVDRESETADSSRSARRRVLQAVAGAFAVGGVGAVLGTREGGDVPDADGEISAGVQSLLDEAGDKSLDVDGIEPLVSEQFYQVDINNVDPTPDREDWTLSVTGAVEEEVEFDYDDLAGMNDATEHRFVTLRCVGERLNGKKMDTALWTGVPVMDLLDSAGIETDECCVMLRAADDYFEEFPLSALEDGFLAFEMNGEALPRGHGYPVRALIPGHWGEINVKWLTEIEVLEEEAKGYWEKRGWHGTGPVNTVAKLHTVNRLGDAAGGGTEIQVGGHAYAGTRGIRRVEVSTDGGDSWSEATLSERLPAEDAWRQWEYTYEAAEPHEVVVRATDGEGDLQPSEETNPFPSGPSGWVSKRVEP comes from the coding sequence GTGAGCGACCGACCCGACGCGGGGGGCGTCCTCGACCGCCGCGACTCGCGGGGTCTCCTCGCTTCGACCGTCGTCGCGGGCGCGGCCGGAGTCGCGGGCGTCGCGGGGTCCTACGCCGCGGTCGGCCGGACGCCCGCGTTCGTCGCCGCGCCGATAAGCGAGGTCGTGGTCGCTTCGACGCCCGACGCGGTCGTCGCGTGGTCCATCCAGACCCTCGGCAACCTCGGGGCGCAACTCGGGTTCCTGCTGGCGCTCGCGCTCACGGTCGGTCTCTTCGCGTTGACGACCGCAGTCGCCGCCCTCCTCGCCGACCGGTTCGCGGTCCCGCCGTTCGCAGTCGCGCCCGTGGCCTGCGTCGCCGTCGCGCTGGCGCTCACGGGGTCGGCAGTCTCCACGCTCGCGGCCGGTGCGGGCGCTGGTCTCGTGGTCGCGCTCGCGTCGCTCGGCGTGGACCGAGAGTCGGAGACCGCCGACTCCTCCCGGTCGGCCCGGCGGCGCGTCCTCCAAGCGGTCGCTGGCGCGTTCGCGGTCGGCGGCGTCGGCGCGGTCCTCGGGACCCGCGAGGGCGGCGACGTGCCCGACGCCGACGGCGAGATTTCGGCCGGGGTCCAGTCCCTACTGGACGAGGCCGGAGACAAATCCCTCGATGTGGACGGCATCGAGCCGCTCGTCAGCGAGCAGTTCTATCAGGTCGATATTAACAACGTGGACCCGACTCCGGACCGAGAGGACTGGACGCTCAGCGTGACCGGCGCGGTCGAGGAGGAGGTCGAGTTCGACTACGACGACTTGGCCGGGATGAACGACGCGACCGAACACCGGTTCGTCACCCTGCGATGCGTCGGCGAGCGCCTGAACGGCAAGAAGATGGACACCGCGCTCTGGACCGGCGTGCCCGTGATGGACCTGCTCGACTCGGCGGGTATCGAGACCGACGAGTGCTGTGTCATGCTCCGCGCCGCCGACGACTACTTCGAGGAGTTCCCGTTGTCGGCGCTCGAAGACGGCTTTCTGGCCTTCGAGATGAACGGCGAGGCGCTCCCCCGCGGCCACGGCTACCCCGTCAGGGCGCTGATTCCGGGCCACTGGGGCGAGATAAACGTGAAGTGGCTCACCGAAATCGAGGTGCTAGAGGAGGAAGCGAAAGGGTACTGGGAGAAGCGCGGGTGGCACGGCACCGGTCCCGTCAACACCGTCGCCAAACTCCACACCGTAAATCGCCTCGGCGACGCCGCGGGCGGCGGGACCGAGATACAGGTCGGCGGCCACGCCTACGCGGGTACGCGAGGTATCCGGCGAGTCGAGGTTTCGACCGACGGCGGCGACTCGTGGAGCGAGGCGACGCTCTCCGAGCGGTTGCCCGCCGAGGACGCGTGGCGACAGTGGGAGTACACCTACGAGGCGGCCGAACCGCACGAGGTCGTCGTCCGCGCCACCGACGGCGAGGGCGACCTGCAACCGAGTGAAGAGACCAATCCCTTCCCGAGCGGGCCGTCCGGGTGGGTCTCGAAACGCGTCGAGCCGTAA
- a CDS encoding HVO_2523 family zinc finger protein gives MSDSVESGDGDDTSSEQGGRPCPICETPLYSRHCKYVCPQHGVIMDCADTFY, from the coding sequence ATGAGCGATTCGGTAGAAAGCGGAGACGGCGACGACACGTCCAGCGAGCAAGGCGGCCGCCCGTGTCCCATCTGCGAGACGCCGCTGTACTCCCGACACTGCAAGTACGTCTGTCCGCAACACGGCGTAATCATGGATTGCGCTGACACCTTCTACTAG
- a CDS encoding DUF5830 family protein, which produces MADDEDGTSGGPTDGEESASDADPVELGVELLSKLEHPELSVAEAVDRIETVTTHPATTRKILDEAEKRGVIERENGIVTTTGGGYVSFQSEVVTKEGDFSCQRCGASISTGHFIKLDAGEHGAFGPECIRKVTGRD; this is translated from the coding sequence ATGGCCGACGACGAGGACGGAACGAGCGGTGGTCCCACCGACGGCGAAGAGAGCGCGAGCGACGCCGACCCCGTGGAACTCGGCGTCGAACTCCTCTCGAAGCTCGAACACCCCGAGCTTTCGGTCGCCGAGGCGGTTGACCGCATCGAGACCGTCACCACCCATCCCGCGACGACCCGGAAGATTCTGGACGAGGCCGAGAAGCGCGGCGTCATCGAGCGCGAGAACGGCATCGTCACGACCACCGGTGGTGGGTACGTCAGCTTCCAGAGCGAGGTCGTCACCAAGGAAGGCGACTTCTCCTGTCAGCGCTGTGGCGCGAGCATCTCGACGGGCCACTTCATCAAACTCGACGCGGGAGAACACGGCGCGTTCGGTCCGGAGTGCATCCGGAAGGTGACGGGTCGGGACTGA
- a CDS encoding TVP38/TMEM64 family protein yields MADVARRQVAGLALLAVVAAASLLVAPDRLFGVASDLADRPVVFGVLLVGVYLVRPLFAWPTTLVAILAGYAYGPVWGFPVALSGTTASALLPFLAARYVGAGSGLVARLGDSGERFFAATGDLRGMVASRLAPAPSDPVSAAAGLSGVSTGAFVVGTAVGEIPWTVAAVLAGGSLDSLSTAGLTAISWELLAAGAAVAVALLAGPAYRAASARR; encoded by the coding sequence ATGGCCGACGTCGCGCGCCGCCAAGTGGCCGGACTCGCCCTCCTCGCGGTCGTCGCGGCCGCCAGCCTGCTCGTCGCCCCGGACCGCCTGTTCGGCGTCGCCAGCGATCTCGCGGACCGCCCGGTCGTCTTCGGCGTCCTCCTCGTCGGCGTCTACCTCGTCCGGCCGCTGTTCGCGTGGCCCACCACGCTCGTCGCCATTCTCGCGGGCTACGCCTACGGTCCGGTCTGGGGCTTCCCGGTCGCGCTTTCGGGCACGACCGCGAGCGCGCTCCTGCCGTTCCTCGCGGCGCGCTACGTCGGCGCGGGGTCGGGGCTGGTCGCGCGCCTCGGCGACTCCGGCGAGCGGTTCTTCGCGGCGACCGGCGACCTGCGCGGGATGGTCGCCTCCCGACTCGCGCCCGCGCCTTCCGACCCCGTCTCGGCCGCGGCGGGTCTCTCGGGCGTCTCGACCGGCGCGTTTGTCGTCGGGACCGCGGTCGGCGAGATACCGTGGACCGTCGCGGCGGTCCTCGCCGGTGGGTCGCTCGACAGTCTCTCGACGGCCGGACTGACCGCGATTAGTTGGGAACTGCTGGCCGCGGGGGCCGCGGTCGCCGTCGCGCTTCTGGCCGGACCGGCGTATCGCGCCGCGAGCGCCCGGCGGTAG
- a CDS encoding DUF7115 domain-containing protein has protein sequence MSVPGIVQSRLDGEQVAAQVALGGEDGLYVTRTRTLIYRADGLLSDESVEEYPHEAERIEISEGRRKSAISLDYGIDGEEKFKIPSNRLYEALHPVLAGVLNAADVTGPDETVKQTYQFSELTLVITSERVVKHVGAAVWDEDYEEFHFDDVTALDVEEGSVSSQIIIESGGRPQRIKTPSDQTREVRERIERALVEHHGVASYEEFAREHAVEEDDETEDEAIEDEPKAENADPLAGGGVDPIDANPPELDDDGAIIENEASVTTDDRGDEDVTAVEASEAAARAAEASASEGVSEEESDGSLDAASPADTDDSAAVESETEVGSSLEEPTDEVVGNGASAEVVETDDTGEVATTPEETEEIESSGFADSGFEPASSELEADETDEQLEALTEAVQRQNELLAEQQRTLQQLIEELSRGR, from the coding sequence ATGAGCGTTCCCGGAATCGTACAGTCCCGGCTCGACGGCGAACAGGTCGCGGCGCAGGTCGCCCTCGGCGGCGAGGACGGTCTCTACGTGACTCGCACGCGGACCCTCATCTACCGCGCTGACGGACTCCTGAGCGACGAGTCCGTCGAGGAGTACCCCCACGAAGCCGAACGCATCGAAATCTCTGAAGGACGACGCAAGTCGGCCATCAGTCTCGACTACGGCATCGACGGCGAGGAGAAGTTCAAAATCCCGAGCAACCGCCTCTACGAGGCGCTTCACCCCGTCCTCGCGGGCGTGCTGAACGCCGCGGACGTGACCGGTCCCGACGAGACGGTCAAGCAGACCTACCAGTTCAGCGAACTCACGCTGGTCATCACCAGCGAGCGCGTCGTCAAGCATGTCGGCGCGGCGGTCTGGGACGAAGACTACGAGGAGTTCCACTTCGACGACGTGACCGCCCTCGACGTGGAGGAAGGAAGCGTCTCCTCCCAGATTATCATCGAGAGCGGTGGCCGACCCCAGCGCATCAAGACGCCGAGCGACCAGACCCGCGAGGTCCGCGAGCGCATCGAGCGCGCGCTGGTCGAACATCACGGCGTCGCGTCCTACGAGGAGTTCGCCCGCGAACACGCCGTCGAGGAAGACGACGAAACCGAGGATGAAGCCATCGAGGACGAACCCAAAGCGGAGAACGCCGACCCGCTGGCCGGGGGCGGCGTGGACCCCATCGACGCCAACCCGCCGGAACTCGACGACGACGGAGCCATCATCGAGAACGAGGCAAGCGTCACGACCGACGACCGAGGAGACGAGGATGTCACCGCGGTCGAGGCCAGCGAGGCCGCCGCGCGCGCCGCGGAAGCGAGCGCAAGCGAGGGCGTGAGCGAAGAGGAGTCGGACGGAAGCCTCGACGCCGCAAGCCCCGCGGACACCGACGACTCCGCGGCCGTCGAGTCGGAGACCGAGGTGGGGTCGAGCCTCGAAGAACCGACCGACGAAGTAGTCGGAAACGGGGCATCCGCGGAGGTCGTGGAAACCGACGACACCGGTGAAGTCGCCACAACTCCCGAAGAGACCGAGGAAATCGAATCGAGCGGCTTCGCCGACTCGGGATTCGAACCGGCGAGTTCCGAACTGGAGGCAGACGAGACCGACGAGCAACTGGAAGCGCTGACCGAAGCGGTCCAGCGCCAGAACGAACTGCTCGCCGAGCAACAGCGCACGCTACAGCAACTCATCGAGGAACTCAGCCGCGGTCGATAG
- a CDS encoding universal stress protein: MTEKILVPTDGSPQSDTALEYALEEFAEQNITLLNVIDPVDAGYSAPVGIPGGSEEWFENAKENSEAMFEEAQTVADDYGVTLESATEMGRPAQTIVEFAEDEGFDQIVMGSHGRSGVSRILLGSVAETVVRRATVPVTVVR, encoded by the coding sequence ATGACCGAGAAAATTCTCGTTCCCACCGACGGGTCGCCCCAGTCGGACACGGCGCTCGAATACGCCTTAGAGGAGTTCGCCGAACAGAACATCACCCTGCTCAACGTCATCGACCCTGTCGATGCGGGATACAGCGCGCCGGTCGGCATCCCAGGCGGGTCCGAGGAGTGGTTCGAGAACGCCAAGGAGAACAGCGAAGCGATGTTCGAGGAGGCCCAGACGGTCGCCGACGACTACGGCGTCACTCTTGAGTCCGCCACCGAGATGGGCCGACCTGCCCAGACCATCGTGGAGTTCGCCGAGGACGAAGGCTTCGACCAAATCGTGATGGGCAGCCACGGGCGCTCGGGCGTCTCGCGCATCCTGCTCGGTAGCGTGGCCGAGACCGTGGTCCGGCGCGCGACGGTGCCCGTAACGGTCGTGCGCTGA
- a CDS encoding PGF-CTERM sorting domain-containing protein — protein MRFATSITVAVVLLTVCVAPITAQQTTECGPTTSEMMGDESMNETTAMMSETTNGEMMDNESMTETTEMMGNESMDSETTTCEGDSMSDESMDETTDSMSDDSMADTTSESMNDDSMSETTADSDDESSAFAPGFGVGAALVALVGALYIARRRP, from the coding sequence ATGCGATTTGCAACATCGATTACGGTGGCAGTGGTACTACTCACAGTCTGCGTCGCGCCGATTACGGCCCAGCAGACGACCGAGTGCGGCCCGACGACCAGCGAGATGATGGGCGACGAGTCGATGAACGAGACGACCGCAATGATGAGTGAGACGACGAATGGCGAGATGATGGACAACGAATCGATGACCGAGACGACCGAGATGATGGGTAACGAATCCATGGACTCGGAAACGACGACCTGTGAGGGCGACTCGATGAGCGACGAGTCGATGGACGAGACGACCGATTCGATGTCCGACGACTCGATGGCCGATACCACCAGCGAGAGCATGAACGACGACTCGATGAGCGAGACCACCGCCGATTCGGACGACGAGTCCAGCGCGTTCGCGCCCGGATTCGGCGTCGGCGCGGCACTGGTCGCGCTAGTGGGCGCGCTCTACATCGCGCGGAGGCGACCGTGA
- a CDS encoding ArsR/SmtB family transcription factor, whose amino-acid sequence MDKALWYLLTATRGGENRARLIRELSERPRNANQLADALDVRYKTVRHHLDMLEDHGVVEPGDNEYGKLYFLTDQFEQHREAFEEIIEHIE is encoded by the coding sequence ATGGACAAGGCGCTCTGGTACTTGCTCACGGCGACCCGCGGCGGCGAGAACCGCGCGCGACTCATCCGCGAACTCTCCGAGCGCCCACGCAACGCCAACCAACTCGCCGACGCGCTCGACGTGCGGTACAAGACGGTGCGCCACCACCTCGACATGCTCGAAGACCACGGCGTCGTCGAACCGGGAGACAACGAGTACGGGAAGCTCTACTTCCTCACCGACCAGTTCGAACAGCACCGCGAAGCGTTCGAGGAAATCATCGAACACATCGAATGA